The Candidatus Cloacimonadota bacterium genome includes a region encoding these proteins:
- a CDS encoding type II toxin-antitoxin system RelE/ParE family toxin — protein MIKNKELIFTKQAEDDLHSIYDYIKNNDSADAAQKIYYSIKDKCTKLKSFSNIGHIPPELEILSIYNYFEINFKPYRIIYNITKREVIIFGIFDGRRNLSDILAKRLLK, from the coding sequence ATGATCAAAAATAAAGAGCTTATTTTCACCAAACAAGCTGAAGATGATCTTCATTCAATATACGATTACATTAAAAATAACGATTCAGCTGATGCTGCTCAAAAAATATACTATTCTATTAAAGATAAATGTACAAAGTTAAAAAGTTTCTCAAATATCGGACATATACCACCAGAATTAGAAATTCTTTCAATTTACAATTATTTTGAAATCAACTTTAAGCCATATAGAATAATTTATAATATTACCAAGAGGGAAGTAATAATTTTTGGCATTTTTGATGGTCGTAGAAATTTATCGGATATTTTAGCTAAAAGATTGTTGAAGTAG
- a CDS encoding type II toxin-antitoxin system Phd/YefM family antitoxin, with amino-acid sequence MKYSEAIKPISYLKANAAKILKEISKTRSPLIITQNGEAKAVLQDIKEYEEMKETLALLKILALGEESVRKGEVKSADEVFSEIEKKIENDQK; translated from the coding sequence GAAGCCATAAAACCAATCAGTTATCTAAAAGCAAATGCTGCCAAAATATTGAAAGAAATCTCTAAAACACGTTCTCCGCTTATTATTACACAAAACGGAGAAGCTAAAGCTGTGTTGCAGGATATCAAAGAATACGAAGAAATGAAAGAAACTTTGGCCTTATTAAAAATACTAGCATTGGGAGAAGAATCAGTAAGAAAAGGTGAGGTTAAATCTGCTGATGAAGTTTTTTCTGAGATTGAAAAAAAGATAGAAAATGATCAAAAATAA